The following proteins are encoded in a genomic region of Nocardioides renjunii:
- a CDS encoding 5'-3' exonuclease, with translation MSSGDRLLLLDTASLYFRAFFGVPDSVTAPDGTPVNAVRGLMDFISRLVGEYDPSHLACCWDDDWRPQWRVDLIPSYKSHRVVREVPGPRPDVEEVPDPLQAQVPIIISVLEAFGIPVVGHAEMEADDVIGTLATGAGMPVDIVTGDRDLFQLVDDDAQVRVLYVARGVSKHERVDNAWVRGKYGVDAHQYADLATLRGDASDGLPGVAGVGDKTAATLLGRFGTVEAIVAAAADPDSDMGPGPRGKIKAAADYLLVAPRVVAVRRDLDLGSPDLTRPRTPVDHDAVVALDERWGLGSSAVRLVQAMSGSD, from the coding sequence ATGTCCTCCGGCGACCGCCTGCTGCTGCTCGACACGGCCTCCCTCTACTTCCGCGCGTTCTTCGGCGTGCCCGACTCGGTCACGGCCCCCGACGGGACTCCGGTCAACGCCGTGCGTGGGCTGATGGACTTCATCAGCCGGCTGGTGGGGGAGTACGACCCGAGCCACCTCGCCTGCTGCTGGGACGACGACTGGCGCCCCCAGTGGCGCGTCGACCTGATCCCCTCCTACAAGTCGCACCGGGTGGTGCGCGAGGTCCCCGGCCCGCGGCCGGACGTCGAGGAGGTGCCCGACCCGCTGCAGGCGCAGGTGCCGATCATCATCTCGGTGCTCGAGGCCTTCGGCATCCCGGTCGTCGGCCACGCAGAGATGGAGGCCGACGACGTCATCGGCACCCTCGCCACCGGTGCCGGCATGCCGGTCGACATCGTCACGGGCGACCGCGACCTGTTCCAGCTCGTCGATGACGACGCCCAGGTGCGGGTGCTCTACGTCGCGCGCGGGGTCAGCAAGCACGAGCGGGTCGACAACGCGTGGGTGCGCGGGAAGTACGGCGTCGACGCCCACCAGTACGCCGACCTGGCCACCCTGCGCGGCGACGCGTCGGACGGGCTGCCCGGCGTGGCGGGGGTGGGCGACAAGACCGCCGCGACGCTGCTCGGCCGGTTCGGCACGGTCGAGGCGATCGTCGCGGCCGCCGCCGACCCCGACTCCGACATGGGGCCGGGTCCGCGGGGGAAGATCAAGGCCGCCGCCGACTACCTGCTCGTCGCGCCGCGCGTCGTCGCCGTACGCCGCGACCTCGACCTCGGCTCGCCCGACCTCACGCGACCGCGTACGCCCGTCGACCACGACGCGGTGGTGGCCCTGGACGAGCGGTGGGGGCTGGGGTCGTCCGCCGTGCGCCTGGTGCAGGCGATGTCCGGCTCGGACTAG
- a CDS encoding AsnC family transcriptional regulator, which yields MSSSEVESKDRQILALLATDGRMSFTDLGKATDLSTSAVHQRVKRLEQRGLILGYGATVDHDQLGRPLTAFISITPIDPSQPDDYPERLQGIKEIESCWSVAGEESYILKIRVATPRDLEDLLGKIRGAASVSTRTTIVLSTPYENRPVD from the coding sequence GTGAGCTCTTCCGAGGTCGAGTCCAAGGACCGGCAGATCCTGGCCCTGCTGGCCACCGACGGCCGGATGTCCTTCACCGACCTCGGCAAGGCGACCGACCTGTCCACCTCGGCCGTGCACCAGCGGGTCAAGCGGCTCGAGCAGCGCGGGCTGATCCTCGGCTACGGCGCGACCGTCGACCACGACCAGCTCGGCCGGCCCCTGACGGCCTTCATCTCGATCACGCCGATCGACCCGTCGCAGCCCGACGACTACCCCGAGCGGCTGCAGGGCATCAAGGAGATCGAGTCCTGCTGGTCCGTGGCCGGCGAGGAGTCCTACATCCTCAAGATCCGCGTCGCCACGCCCCGTGACCTCGAGGACCTGCTCGGCAAGATCCGCGGCGCGGCCAGCGTCTCGACGCGGACCACGATCGTGCTCTCGACCCCCTACGAGAACCGACCCGTCGACTGA
- a CDS encoding maleylpyruvate isomerase family mycothiol-dependent enzyme produces the protein MPAPPSQDLLRSERLALVADLDRLPDEQWRQPSLCAGWRVVDVAAHLAWTPVLGPTAGAAAMARHRFSMNAMIAGLAVEWSSRGREAILAQLRTNAATGARPIGMPLVAALSDAVVHGIDVRRPLGLATSVPPDALGPVADFAMATPWPLHAVIGGSARRRVAGVRLVVPGVWEHGSGPEVTLSAEAALRLVYGRPVGSDEVSGAGVGVLRGRL, from the coding sequence ATGCCAGCCCCGCCCTCGCAGGACCTGCTGCGCTCCGAACGGCTCGCGCTGGTCGCCGACCTCGACCGGCTCCCCGACGAGCAGTGGCGCCAGCCGTCGCTGTGCGCCGGCTGGCGGGTGGTCGACGTCGCCGCCCACCTCGCCTGGACCCCCGTCCTCGGCCCCACGGCCGGGGCGGCCGCGATGGCGCGGCACCGCTTCTCGATGAACGCCATGATCGCCGGCCTCGCCGTCGAGTGGTCCTCGCGCGGTCGCGAGGCGATCCTCGCCCAGCTGCGCACGAACGCCGCGACCGGCGCCCGGCCGATCGGGATGCCCCTGGTCGCCGCGCTCTCGGACGCGGTCGTGCACGGCATCGACGTGCGCCGCCCGCTGGGGCTGGCGACCTCCGTCCCGCCGGACGCCCTCGGCCCGGTCGCGGACTTCGCGATGGCCACGCCGTGGCCCCTCCACGCGGTGATCGGCGGCAGCGCCCGCCGCCGCGTCGCCGGCGTACGCCTCGTCGTCCCCGGGGTCTGGGAGCACGGCAGCGGCCCGGAGGTCACACTCTCCGCCGAGGCGGCGCTCCGGCTGGTCTACGGGCGCCCTGTCGGGTCTGACGAGGTGTCGGGGGCGGGGGTGGGTGTGCTGCGGGGGCGGTTGTGA
- a CDS encoding KamA family radical SAM protein, translating into MTIETASPLGQALATGQPYPYQRVELVEPDWTRFPGWSAVTAEEWASVQWQRAHCVKNVKQLRELMGDLLDDRFYADLERDQAERATMSMLVPPQMMNTMVPTFEPAGAGSMTEAFYADPVRHYMLPVLSDRRTDWPSHPHAARDSLHEHDMWATEGLTHRYPTKVLAELLPTCPQYCGHCTRMDLVGNSTPVIEKLKFTAKPNDRLGDMLDYLRRTPSVRDVVVSGGDVANMPWPRLEAFLTEVLAIDNIRDIRLATKALVGLPQHWLQPDVVDGVSRVASIARSRGVSIAMHTHANHANSVTPLVAEATRAMLDAGLRDVRNQGVLLNGVNADPHALLDLCFRLLDGAQIMPYYFYMCDMIPFSEHWRVSLADAQRLQHHIMGYLPGFATPRIVCDVPFVGKRWVHQNADYDLEHGISHWTKNYRTSIEADDAEALSRYYEYYDPIHTLPESGQQWWEQHGRLDEASLKAAEMAEASRRTAALQAY; encoded by the coding sequence ATGACCATCGAGACCGCCAGCCCGCTGGGGCAGGCACTCGCCACCGGCCAGCCTTACCCCTACCAGCGGGTCGAGCTCGTCGAGCCCGACTGGACGCGCTTCCCGGGCTGGTCCGCCGTGACCGCCGAGGAGTGGGCGTCGGTGCAGTGGCAGCGCGCGCACTGCGTCAAGAACGTCAAGCAGCTGCGCGAGCTGATGGGCGACCTGCTCGACGACCGGTTCTACGCCGACCTCGAGCGCGACCAGGCCGAGCGGGCCACCATGTCCATGCTGGTGCCGCCGCAGATGATGAACACGATGGTGCCGACCTTCGAGCCCGCCGGCGCCGGGTCGATGACCGAGGCGTTCTACGCCGACCCGGTCCGCCACTACATGCTCCCCGTCCTCAGCGACCGTCGCACCGACTGGCCCTCACACCCGCACGCGGCGCGCGACTCGCTGCACGAGCACGACATGTGGGCGACCGAGGGACTGACCCACCGCTACCCCACCAAGGTCCTCGCCGAGCTGCTGCCGACCTGCCCGCAGTACTGCGGCCACTGCACCCGGATGGACCTCGTCGGCAACTCCACGCCGGTCATCGAGAAGCTCAAGTTCACCGCCAAGCCCAACGACCGGCTCGGCGACATGCTCGACTACCTCCGCCGCACCCCGTCGGTGCGCGACGTCGTCGTCTCCGGCGGCGACGTGGCCAACATGCCGTGGCCCCGCCTCGAGGCCTTCCTCACCGAGGTCCTGGCCATCGACAACATCCGCGACATCCGGCTCGCGACCAAGGCGCTCGTCGGCCTCCCCCAGCACTGGCTGCAGCCCGACGTGGTGGACGGCGTCAGCCGGGTGGCCTCGATCGCCCGCTCGCGCGGGGTCTCGATCGCGATGCACACCCACGCCAACCACGCGAACTCCGTGACGCCGCTCGTGGCCGAAGCCACCCGCGCGATGCTCGACGCCGGCCTGCGCGACGTACGCAACCAGGGTGTCCTGCTCAACGGCGTCAACGCGGATCCGCACGCCCTGCTCGACCTGTGCTTCCGCCTGCTCGACGGCGCGCAGATCATGCCCTACTACTTCTACATGTGCGACATGATCCCGTTCTCGGAGCACTGGCGGGTCTCGCTCGCCGACGCCCAGCGGCTCCAGCACCACATCATGGGCTACCTGCCCGGGTTCGCGACGCCGCGCATCGTGTGCGACGTGCCGTTCGTCGGCAAGCGCTGGGTCCACCAGAACGCCGACTACGACCTCGAGCACGGCATCTCCCACTGGACCAAGAACTACCGCACCTCGATCGAGGCCGACGACGCCGAGGCGCTGTCGCGCTACTACGAGTACTACGACCCGATCCACACGCTGCCCGAGTCGGGCCAGCAGTGGTGGGAGCAGCACGGCCGCCTCGACGAGGCCTCGCTCAAGGCCGCCGAGATGGCCGAGGCGTCGCGGCGTACGGCGGCTCTGCAGGCCTACTGA
- the kdd gene encoding L-erythro-3,5-diaminohexanoate dehydrogenase, with product MNSPSDIQTDLRTGDPTGLHRVLDDRAVLPQAAERLDTRAELWPDEVRVRVERLNLDAASFRQLERAHTTYGETDGAAVRAEVLDIVATRGKMQNPVTGSGGMLVGTVEEVGPESPLGLTVGDRVATLVSLTLTPLVIEDGLAGWDGRSEQVPCDGYAVLFGRSIAAVIPDDLDPALSLSVMDVCGAPALTARVVEEHAARGQAPTVAVIGGAGKSGSLSLSAARAAGAARTIGVVPHQGEHDLLAGAGLADAVAVADARDPIALRDAVTAAGGPADVTVVCVDVPGCEGGAILATAEGGTVIFFSMATSFSAAALGAEGLAADVRMLVGNGYVPGHAAYAMELLRADAGVRGLFERRL from the coding sequence ATGAACTCCCCCTCGGACATCCAGACGGACCTCCGCACCGGTGACCCGACCGGCCTGCACCGCGTGCTCGACGACCGCGCCGTGCTGCCGCAGGCGGCCGAGCGCCTCGACACCCGCGCCGAGCTCTGGCCCGACGAGGTCCGGGTCCGCGTCGAGCGGCTCAACCTCGACGCGGCGTCCTTCCGACAGCTCGAGCGCGCGCACACGACGTACGGCGAGACCGACGGCGCCGCCGTCCGTGCCGAGGTGCTCGACATCGTCGCGACTCGCGGCAAGATGCAGAACCCGGTCACCGGCTCCGGCGGCATGCTCGTCGGCACCGTCGAGGAGGTCGGCCCCGAGTCGCCGCTCGGCCTGACCGTCGGCGACCGCGTCGCGACGCTCGTCAGCCTCACCCTGACCCCGCTGGTGATCGAGGACGGGCTGGCCGGCTGGGACGGACGCAGCGAGCAAGTCCCGTGCGACGGCTACGCGGTGCTGTTCGGTCGCTCGATCGCCGCCGTCATCCCCGACGACCTCGACCCGGCGCTGTCCCTCAGCGTCATGGACGTCTGCGGCGCCCCCGCCCTCACCGCGCGCGTCGTCGAGGAGCACGCCGCACGCGGCCAGGCCCCGACCGTCGCCGTGATCGGCGGCGCCGGCAAGTCCGGGTCCCTCAGCCTCTCCGCCGCCCGTGCCGCCGGCGCGGCACGCACGATCGGTGTCGTCCCGCACCAGGGCGAGCACGACCTGCTCGCCGGCGCCGGCCTGGCCGACGCGGTCGCCGTCGCCGATGCGCGCGACCCCATCGCCCTTCGGGACGCGGTCACCGCCGCGGGCGGTCCGGCGGACGTCACCGTGGTCTGCGTCGACGTGCCCGGCTGCGAGGGCGGGGCGATCCTCGCCACCGCCGAGGGTGGCACCGTCATCTTCTTCTCGATGGCCACCAGCTTCAGCGCCGCGGCGCTGGGCGCCGAGGGCCTCGCGGCAGACGTGCGGATGCTCGTCGGCAACGGCTACGTCCCGGGCCACGCGGCCTACGCCATGGAGCTGCTCCGTGCCGACGCCGGCGTGCGCGGCCTGTTCGAGCGGAGGCTGTGA
- the kamD gene encoding lysine 5,6-aminomutase subunit alpha: protein MARTASRLGIDRADVRRARTLARQVGKPIVDLATQHTTVSVERATLRLAGLGGADPDGTPWVNRLADVVRADTGLEHGVSLPVWDALLRGEGDDLLTLAQKAAAGSVTFRLPEGRDATRARAASRRAVAAGIKRIDRQRVARERMVAKVGDAPSKPWIYLIVATGDIHEDIPQAQAAAREGADVIAVIRSTGQSLLDFVPEGATREGFAGTYATQENFRLMRAALDETSRELGRYVRLTNYASGLCMPEIATLAGLERLDMMLNDSMYGILFRDINPVRTFVDQRFSRQIHARAGIIINTGEDNYLTTADAVEAAHTVTTSQLLNEYFAKEAGLEDWQLGLGHAFEIDPEVPDSFRLELAHAMLARELFPDAPLKWMPPTRHMTGDVFKGYLLDGFFNLVGALTGQGILLVGMMTEAVVTPWISDRDLALQNVRYVMNAAGNLHEDFHPAPDGFIARRAREVLGDAVGLLEEIKADRSVPGEPPLLSAIADGTFGLMKRPADKGKGLEGVARKSDGYYNPATEILALRDGAEGASTGTGDQR, encoded by the coding sequence ATGGCACGCACTGCGAGCAGGCTGGGCATCGACCGCGCCGACGTACGACGCGCGCGCACGCTCGCCCGGCAGGTGGGCAAGCCGATCGTCGACCTCGCGACGCAGCACACGACCGTGTCGGTGGAGCGGGCGACGCTGCGCCTGGCCGGCCTGGGTGGGGCCGACCCCGACGGCACGCCGTGGGTCAACCGGCTCGCCGACGTCGTACGCGCCGACACCGGCCTCGAGCACGGCGTCAGCCTCCCGGTGTGGGACGCCCTGCTCCGTGGCGAGGGCGACGACCTGCTCACGCTGGCGCAGAAGGCGGCGGCCGGGTCGGTCACGTTCCGGCTCCCCGAGGGCCGCGACGCCACCCGCGCCCGGGCCGCCTCGCGACGCGCCGTCGCCGCCGGCATCAAGCGGATCGACCGGCAGCGGGTCGCGCGCGAGAGGATGGTCGCCAAGGTCGGCGACGCCCCGAGCAAGCCGTGGATCTACCTCATCGTGGCCACCGGTGACATCCACGAGGACATCCCGCAGGCGCAGGCAGCCGCCCGCGAGGGTGCCGACGTCATCGCGGTGATCCGGTCGACCGGCCAGTCCCTGCTCGACTTCGTGCCCGAGGGCGCGACGCGCGAGGGCTTCGCCGGCACCTACGCCACCCAGGAGAACTTCCGCCTGATGCGGGCCGCCCTCGACGAGACGTCGCGCGAGCTGGGCCGCTACGTGCGGCTGACCAACTACGCCTCGGGGCTGTGCATGCCCGAGATCGCGACGCTGGCGGGCCTCGAGCGGCTCGACATGATGCTCAACGACTCGATGTACGGCATCCTCTTCCGCGACATCAACCCGGTGCGCACCTTCGTCGACCAGCGCTTCAGCCGCCAGATCCACGCCCGCGCGGGGATCATCATCAACACCGGCGAGGACAACTACCTCACCACCGCCGACGCGGTCGAGGCGGCGCACACGGTGACGACCAGCCAGCTGCTCAACGAGTACTTCGCCAAGGAGGCCGGGCTCGAGGACTGGCAGCTCGGCCTCGGCCACGCGTTCGAGATCGACCCTGAGGTGCCGGACTCCTTCCGCCTCGAGCTGGCGCACGCCATGCTCGCGCGCGAGCTGTTCCCCGACGCGCCGCTCAAGTGGATGCCGCCCACCCGGCACATGACCGGCGACGTCTTCAAGGGCTACCTCCTCGACGGCTTCTTCAACCTCGTCGGCGCGCTGACCGGCCAGGGGATCCTGCTCGTCGGGATGATGACGGAGGCGGTCGTGACGCCGTGGATCTCCGACCGCGACCTGGCCCTGCAGAACGTCCGCTACGTCATGAACGCCGCCGGCAACCTGCACGAGGACTTCCACCCGGCGCCCGACGGCTTCATCGCCCGGCGCGCCCGCGAGGTGCTCGGCGACGCCGTCGGGCTGCTCGAGGAGATCAAGGCCGACCGCAGCGTCCCCGGCGAGCCGCCGCTGCTGTCGGCGATCGCCGACGGCACCTTCGGCCTGATGAAGCGGCCCGCCGACAAGGGCAAGGGCCTCGAGGGCGTCGCCCGCAAGTCCGACGGCTACTACAACCCGGCCACCGAGATCCTCGCCCTTCGAGACGGCGCCGAAGGCGCCTCCACTGGAACCGGAGACCAGCGATGA
- the kamE gene encoding lysine 5,6-aminomutase subunit beta yields MSLIRPYGDTTGDGMVQMSFTLPIAHSKVAEGAAVQLANKMGMDPALVVHAKPMGEGFTFFVVYGRVNHLVDPSTVEVVERDYPLLTPKEANAAIKRALRRRLVVVGGCIGTDAHTVGIDAILNIKGFAGEKGLEYYRELKVVNLGAQVSVPQLVEAAREERADAVLVSQVVTQRDAHLLNTREMSAAFREAYPAARRPLLVVGGPRFDETMAEELGVDRVFTRGTTPGEVASFIVHRLTTPRTPGSSPSTQEKAS; encoded by the coding sequence ATGAGCCTCATCAGGCCCTACGGCGACACCACCGGCGACGGCATGGTGCAGATGTCGTTCACCCTGCCCATCGCGCACTCCAAGGTGGCCGAGGGTGCCGCCGTGCAGCTCGCCAACAAGATGGGCATGGACCCGGCGCTGGTCGTGCACGCCAAGCCGATGGGGGAGGGCTTCACCTTCTTCGTCGTCTACGGGCGGGTCAACCACCTCGTCGACCCCAGCACCGTGGAGGTCGTCGAGCGCGACTACCCCCTGCTGACCCCGAAGGAGGCCAACGCGGCGATCAAGCGGGCGCTGCGCCGCCGCCTGGTCGTGGTGGGCGGCTGCATCGGCACCGACGCGCACACCGTCGGCATCGACGCGATCCTCAACATCAAGGGGTTCGCGGGGGAGAAGGGCCTGGAGTACTACCGCGAGCTCAAGGTGGTCAACCTCGGCGCCCAGGTCTCCGTGCCCCAGCTCGTGGAGGCGGCGCGCGAGGAGCGGGCCGACGCGGTGCTCGTCTCGCAGGTCGTCACCCAGCGCGACGCCCACCTGCTCAACACCCGTGAGATGTCGGCGGCCTTCCGCGAGGCCTACCCCGCGGCCAGGCGGCCACTGCTCGTCGTCGGCGGGCCGCGCTTCGACGAGACGATGGCCGAGGAGCTCGGCGTCGACCGTGTCTTCACCCGGGGTACGACGCCCGGCGAGGTCGCGTCGTTCATCGTCCACCGGCTCACCACCCCCCGCACCCCCGGCAGCAGCCCCAGCACCCAGGAGAAGGCCTCATGA
- the kal gene encoding 3-aminobutyryl-CoA ammonia lyase: MSDDTRVGTVVTHRRYVPYSHAHYAGNLVDGAYSLGLFGDVATEMCIVLDGDEGLFASYSDVQFTAPVRAGDLLEITATLVREGTRSRVMDFAVHVVGRGAATPDAPGAAEVLDPPLVATTATGTVVVPPAAH, translated from the coding sequence ATGAGCGACGACACGAGGGTCGGCACGGTCGTCACCCACCGCCGCTACGTCCCCTACTCCCACGCCCACTACGCGGGCAACCTGGTGGACGGGGCCTACAGTCTCGGCCTCTTCGGCGACGTCGCGACCGAGATGTGCATCGTGCTGGACGGCGACGAGGGGCTCTTCGCGTCCTACTCCGACGTGCAGTTCACGGCTCCGGTGCGCGCCGGTGACCTCCTGGAGATCACCGCCACGCTCGTGCGCGAGGGCACCCGCAGCCGGGTGATGGACTTCGCGGTGCACGTCGTCGGGCGCGGTGCCGCGACCCCCGACGCGCCGGGCGCGGCGGAGGTCCTCGACCCGCCGCTGGTGGCCACCACGGCGACCGGCACGGTCGTCGTACCCCCCGCCGCGCACTAG